The genomic segment TTGCAGGCGGAGAGCGCAAGCCATCATGATGGCAGTTTCTGCACATTAATTCAGGCCTCGGCCGCATCCATGACGTCCAGCTGCACACGGCGGCGGCCATTCCATTCGTCGGCCTTCAGGCGCCCGGCGAGATGAACGCGGCTGCCGGGCTGCAACGCATCCCCCAGAGGGGCTCCAACAGCCCGCCAGGCGATGCAGTCGAGGCGTCCGGACGCATCCTCTGCCGTGAATTTCCAGTGATTGGCGCCCACCTGCCGCGCATACGACACCTGCACGGACTGAAGCGCAAATACGGGCTCTGGTGCCCCCGCACCAAAGGGGCCGATCTCTGCCACGCGGTCGACGAGTTCCGGGGTTGCCGCGCCCGGCGCCAGAATCGCGTCGATGGGCAGTTCCAGCGCCGCTGCCCGTTCTGCCGTGAATTGCGCCATGTGAGCGACCATCCAGGCGTCGAATGCGTCCAGCTGCGATGGCTCGAGACTGAGCCCCCCAGCCATGGCATGCCCGCCCCCTGAAAGGATCACTCCCTCGCGCGCAGCTGCAGCGATTGCGTCGCCGATGTTCACCCCGGTCACGGAACGCCCCGAGCCCTTGGCGACAGGCCCAAGCCCTTTGCCCCAGCCGATCACAATGCTGGGCAGGTGAAACCGGTCCTTCAGGCGGCCAGCGACGATGCCGATGACGCCTGGATGCCAGCCTTCACCAGCGGCGATCAAAATACCCCGCTCCGGCGTCTTCTCCAGGGCCTTCTCCGCCTGCATGATAGCCTGCTCAAGGATCGCCGCTTCGACAGCCTTCCGCTCCTCATTGAGGCCATGCAGCTGCTCGGCCAGCGCAATGGCCTCTGCCCGGTCGTCCGTTGCAAGCAGTTTTGCCGCGATCCATGGATCTCCGACACGCCCGCCGGCATTCAGACGCGGGCCGAGCATGAAGGTCGCGTGGTACACAGTCTCCACCTTCTGGATGCCGGACACTTCCGCCAGGGCCCGCAGGCCCTCATTCTGTCCGCGGGACAGCATCGTGAGGCCTTGCCGCACGAAAGCGCGGTTTACGCCGTGCAGCGGCGCCATATCGCAAAGCGTGCCGAGCGCGGCCAGGTCCAGCTGCGCCATGATGTCCGGCAGGCCGTCCGGCGGCGCGATTCCGCGTTTGCGGGCGAGCCGGTTCAGGGCTGCAACTAAGACAAACACAACGCCCGCCGCTGCCAGATGCCCCTGACCGGACGTGTCGTCCGGCCGGTTGGGGTTCACCAGCGCCAGCGCCGGAGGATTGTGCCCTGACATGAGGTGGTGGTCGATCACCACGACTTCGAGGCCGATGCGCTGGGCCTCTTCCAGCGCCGCCACCGCTGCGGCGCCGCAGTCGACAGTGATAACAAGATCCGAGCCGGTATTTTTCAGGTGCCGGAACGCCTCCGGTGACGGGCCATAACCTTCTTCCAGCCGGTCCGGCACATAGAGACCAAGGTCCTGACCCCAGGCGCGGAAATAGCGCGCGAGAATGGCGGAACTCGTGCCGCCATCGACATCATAATCGGCAAAGACGGTGACGCGTTTCTTTTCGAGGATCGCATCGAGGACAAATTCTGCCGCCTTGTCCATGTCGGCGAAGCTGGACGGATTCGGGAAAGTTTCGCGCAAGGTCGGCGCCAGGTAAGCGCCAGCACTATCCGGATCGACGCCGCGTTCTGCCAGCAGGCGCGCCAAAAGGTCCGAGCCGCCAACGGCAGGCGCAAGCCGCCGCACAAGTGCGTCATCGGCGTCCGCAAGCGTCCAGAACCGTCCTGTTGCAGAACGATCTACGGCAAATAGCCTGTCTTCGGTTTTTCGGGCAGTCGCTGTCATGAGGCTCCGGGAATCATGTTTCCCGGAGCCTATCACAGGGTTGGAGCAATTGCCCCGGAGCTTATGCCTTCCGGTTCGACCGGATGTAGCGGACCATGCCGTCGGTCGAGGTCATCACCAGCGTGTGGGTGTGGACGCGGCCATCACGGTGCGCGACGCCGCTCAGCATGGAGCCCTGGGTTACACCGGTTGCACAGAATACGGTGTCCGAAGACGCCAGCTCGTTCAGGGCATAGGTACGGCCGAGGTCCTTAATACCGACCCGTTCCGCGCGCTTCTTCTCGTCATCATTGCGGAAGACGAGACGGCCGAACATCTGGCCGCCCACGCATTTCAGCGCCGCGGCTGCGAGCACGCCTTCCGGAGCGCCGCCAGAGCCGAGATAGAGATCGATGCCGGTATGCGGATTGGTGGTCGCGATCACGCCGGCCACGTCGCCATCGGTGATGAGAGCCACGCGGGCGCCCGCAGACCGCAGGCTTTCAATGATGTCTTCATGGCGCGGGCGGTCCAGAACACAGGCCGTCATGTCCGACACTTCAACGCCCTTGTGCTTGGCAAGCGCGGTGATGTTCTCAGCCGGGCTGGCCTCAAGGCTCACAATGCCTTCCGGATAGCCCGGGCCGATTGCGATCTTGTCCATATAGGTGTCCGGGGCGTGCAGCAGGCCGCCTTTCGGTGCGATCGCCAGAACGGCAAGCGCGTTTGCCATTGCCTTGGCTGTCAGCGTGGTGCCTTCCAGCGGGTCGAGGGCAATATCGATGGCCGGGCCTTTGCCGGTGCCGACTTCCTCGCCGATGTAGAGCATCGGGGCTTCGTCACGCTCACCTTCGCCGATGACGACGCGGCCCTGAAAATCGACCTGATTGAACGCGGTACGCATGGCGTCGACGGCGGCCGCATCGGCCTTCTTCTCGTCGCCACGACCGACCAGTTTTGATGCAGCAATCGCTGCGACTTCGGTCACGCGCACCATGGCATCCGCCAGGCTGGGCGTCAGAACGTTGTTTTCCATAATTATTTTGTCTCCGAACGCGGGATTTTTGTCTCTATCGCCTAGACGGTAAGCAATTAGCTTGCCGCTTCGATACGGATTAGCCGCGGTGCGTCAATTGGCTTTGCGATTTTTTCCAGCCGCTCCAGCGCAGCCTGCATGTTGGATCTCGGGCAGCGATGGGTGACGATCACCACGGGGGCGGCACCGGATTCTTCTCCGGACTCCTGCAACAGCTTGTCCACGGAAACGCCTTCCTTCGCGAGGGCTTCCGTGAGCGCGGCCAGCGCGCCGGGCTGGTCAGGCAGGTAAACGCGCAGGAAGAATGGCGCGACTTCCGTCGGCGCCCCCTGCACGAACGGCCGGCCCATATGGTGCGCGGCGCGACCGAATGCCGGACGGATCGCCGGGCGGAACATCTTTGCGACATCGCCCATCACCGCGCTCGCGGTTGGGCCGGCACCGGCGCCAGGACCGGTGAGCGTGATCGCTCCGACCGGGTCGCCTTCGATGCGAACAGTATTCAGGCTACCATTAACGCGGGCCAGCGGATGACTTGCTGGCAGAACCAGCGGCTCGACCCGGCACACCACCCCCTCATCGGTGAGCACGCCTTCGGCGATCAGTTTGATACGATACCCCAGCCGGTCCGCCAGACGCAGGTCCAGCAGGCTGACCTTGTCGATACCGGACACGCTGACCTTGGAAAAATCGAGATCCGCCGAGAAGGCAATCGCAGAAAGAATGGCCGCCTTGTGGGCCGCATCCATACCGGAGACGTCCAGCGTCGGGTCTGCCTCTGCATAACCAAGGCGCTGTGCTTCGGCGAGCACGTCATCATACTCGCGGCCCTGCTCCAGCATAACCGTGGTGAGATAGTTACAGGTGCCGTTCAGGATACCCGCAATACGCTTGACCTCAGTGCCGGCCAGGCTGTCCCGCAACACACGGACAACCGGGATGCCCCCGGCGACGGCAGCTTCGAACAGCAGATCCACCTGCTTCTCTTCCGCCAGGCGCGCCAGCGCCATGCCGTGTTTAGCGATCAGGGCCTTGTTGGCGGTCACCACATGCTTGCCCGCCTTCAGGGCGGTTTCCACGGCAAACTTCGCAGGGCCGTCAGATCCGCCCATCAGCTCGACGAAAACGTCGACGTCCGGGTCTTCGGCAAGCGTCGCCGCGTCATCGAACCAGCGGTACGGGCTGATGTCGACCGGGCGGTTACGCGACTGGCTGCGCGCGCTGACCCCGGTGATTTGTACTTCACCCGGCAGGCGCAGGTTCGACTGGCGCTCGACCAGTTCGATCAGGCCGCAGCCGACATGGCCGAGCCCGGCGATTCCAATTCTCAAAGGTGCCACAGGGCGCCCCTTTTTATTGCTGAATGTCCGGGCTGGTGCCTAGCTGGTTTGGCGCGCCGGGGAAAGGGGGTGACCGCCCAAACCGTCCCCATTGCAGAGGTTTCGGCCCCCGTGCTTAATGCGCAAACAAAGAAAGCTACGGGAGGACGAAAACATGCCCATCAATCAGGATGCCGTCGGATCGAAAGGCACACCGCGTACCTGGGCGTGGGACTCCCGCGATGCCTTGCTCTACGCGCTGGGTGTTGGCTGCGGGATGGAAGACCCTGTCGGGTCGGAACTGGAATTCACGACCGAAAACACGATGGGCGTGGACCAGAAAGTGCTGCCCACATTCGGCGTGCTGGCCGGGTTCAATGCGCAGGGCGGCAAGAGCGCCATGTCGAATGCCGGTACTTATGATCCCCGCATGCTGGTGCATGGCGAACAAGGTATCCGCTTGCACCGTCCCATCCCTGTCGTGGGTGAAATTACGATGGTCGATGAAATCACCGGCATCTATGACAAGGGTAAAGGCGCCGTCGTCGCGACAAAAGCCGAGGCAACGCTTACGGCCGATGGCAAGCCGCTCTTCGAACTGACCTCATCGGTCTTCATTGTCGGTGAGGGTGGTTTTGGCGGCGACAAGGGTCCATCGGGCCAGAGGAACGTTGCACCGGAGCGGGCACCGGACCACACGGTCACCTACCAGACCCGGCCGGACCAGGCCCTGCTCTATCGCCTCAGCGGTGACCGCAACCCGTTGCATTCTGACAAGAAATTTTCCGATGTCGGCGGCTTCCCAAAGCCGATCCTGCACGGCCTCTGCACCTATGGCTTCACCGGCCGGGCCTTGCTGTCCGCCCTGTGCGGAAACGATCCGGCCCGGTTCAAAACCATGGACGGGCGCTTCTCTTCTCCCGTCCTGCCGGGCGAAGCGCTGACGATCAAAATCTGGACCGGCGAAGGCGAGAACGGCACAGCCATCTTCCAGACCGTCGGCGGAGATGGGCGGGTTGTGATCAATAATGGCGGGTTTAGTTACGGATGAGGATAGGAGCGATCGGGCGACGCCGCCCGCCTTGCCTCATCCAATGAGCGAACCGATCACGTATAGTCGCCGCGCATTTCCCAGCCGTCGGCTGTGCGGTAAAAATTCGCGCTGCCGGCTCCCGGAAACCCGACACCGCCATGACTCGACGAGTCCAAAAAGAACACAAACGAACCGCCATCGAAATCTTCGGGACCTTGCCACCACTCCGGATAGCCTCCGACCTTGAGTGGAGCTTCGTAACGCAACTGGTCTCTAAGCAGTCTGTAAGGGTGAGAGAAAAACCAGTCAGTGTCTTTGTCGTGCCTAATGACCCCAGGGGCCAAATCGTCAAAAGTCTCCAAATCGGGCATGTCGTTCGGCAGCAAATTCCATTGAATGCCAAACACTGGAAGAACCCGACCGCCGGTTATATCGCTATGAATTGGAACCAACCCTTCAAGCGAGCTGTATGTCCGGATCATGAAGCTGTTACCGTTGCTTGCTTCGTGGCAGTCATCCATTTCGAGGTCCATCCAGAAGACCAGCAAAGCGACACCACGAAGGGCTTCAGGTATAACAGGAAGCTCATCAACCCTGACCTGAAACACAGGGTGCATGCCCCGCCCGGAAATCAGACATTTGGGGCCATGCTCTCCAGGAGCCCCCAGCAACTCACCTCCCCATCGGCTGGTGGCTCTGTCCGGCAACAACTTCAGCAGCCGGCCGCAATTTGCAGGACGGGCCAACTCATCGACTTTTGCCAAAGCCTCTTGCAGCTCCGTCTCGCTTGGCGGGGGCGCAGGAGGACGAGGCTTTGAGAAAAAGTACGATTTAACAAGTGACCACATGCGCCCTGTTTAAAACAGGTTCGAAAGCATGCAACTCAAGAATTGAGTGCAAACGCTCAACGCACATGACAACCTATAGTAGTCACAGAGGGCTTTGAGACCCAAACTTGTCGGAGCGTCACCTCCAGCCCGGAATTAAATAGAGTATTGCTGATGGGCAGAAGAGGGAGCGCCGCGCAGGTGAATTCCCTTCTCCCTTCGGAGAAGGGTTCAATACCCGCCCTACTCCGCCGCCGCTGCCGTAGGCTTGATCTCTTTCACGCCGCGTTTGTCCAGGAATTTCCGGATGTTGCGGGCAGCCTGGCGGATGCGCTGCTCGTTCTCGACGAGGGCAATACGGACATGGCCGTCACCATGCTCGCCGAAACCTGCACCGGGGGCGACGGCGACGTGCGCTTCGTTGATCAGCTGCAGCGCGAATTCAAGGCTGCCGAGATGCTTCAGCTGTTCCGGGATCGGGGCCCAGGCAAACATCGACGCCGCGGGGCTCGGCACCGGCCATCCGGCGCGCGTGAAGCTCTCCACCAGCACGTCGCGGCGTGATTTGTAGATCGCGCGCGTCTCGTCCACACAGTCCTGCGGGCCGTCGAGCGCGGCCACAGCCGCCACCTGGATCGGCGTGTAGGCACCGTAATCGAGGTAGGACTTCACGCGGGCGAGTGCCGAAATCAGCGTCTCGTTCCCGGCGACAAAGCCCATGCGCCAGCCGGCCATGGAATAGGTCTTCGACATGGTCGTGAATTCGACCGCGATGTCCTTGGCCCCGTCAACCTGAAGGATCGAGGGCGTCGGTTCGTCGAAATATATCTCGTTATAGGCAAGATCCGAGAGGACCCACAGCTCGTGCTTCTTCGCGAACTTGATGGCCTCTTTATAGAAGTCGAGGTCGCAGACGGCCGCCGTCGGGTTGGACGGATAGCAGAGCACCATGGCTGTTGGCGGGGGGGTCGAATAATGCACGGCCTTACCGAGGTTCGACAGGTACTGCTCCGGCGTCTGCGCAGGGACTCCGCGGATGGAAGCCCCAGCGATGATGAAGCCAAAATGATGCAGCGGATAGGACGGGTCCGGCGCCAGGATCACATCGCCCGGTGCTGAAATGGCCTGGGCGAGGTTGGCAAAGCCCTCTTTGGAGCCGAGCGTGACGATCACCTCCCGGTCCTTGTCCAGCTTCACGTCGAAGCGGCGTTTGTAGTAATCCGTCAGCGCGCGGCGTAGGCCCGGAATCCCCCGCGAGGCGGAATAGCCGTTCACATCCGGCCGGCGCGCCGTTTCGCACAGCTTATCGACAATATGTTTCGGAGTCGGCATGTCCGGGTTGCCCATGCCGAGGTCGATGATGTCTGCCCCGTCCGCACGAAGGGCCGCCTTGGTGCGGTTCACCTGTTCAAAAACGTAAGGGGGAAGTCGGCGGATCTTGTGAAAGTCGGTATTCATTTGCGTTTGACCTTGAGGCCTTCAGTAACTCTGGGAACGTTAAACGCAGCTTCGATCTCGGCGATCTCTTCCTGCGTCAGGAAAGCGGGATCTGCAGGCAAGCCCGCAAAATCCGCTTCCACCCGCTTCAGCAGCGCGGCCATCTGGCCGGCAACATCCACGGGAGGCTCCGCTCGTTCATTAGAGTCAAAATAGGCCTGCAATATGTCCACGCGGGCTGCAGAGGCCGGCAATGTCTGGCCTGGAAGCTGCTCGACAGGGATTTCCTTCACCTCAGCCAGCTTCGGATAGCCTTCCCCCCGGATCTCCTTGCGGCGGGCATCATACCAGTCAGGTGCCTGATTGATGGCGTCCCGAACACGCGAAAAAGAGCTCGTACAGCCCGCAACGAGCAGTATCGACACACTTAAAAGGGGAATCGCCGTGTTTTTCATGCTGGGACTCACTAAATCACAAATATTAAGGCGCATAGTAAAGGACAGCTAAAACAGGCATAATTTGTACGAATGAGTGGTGACAAGAGAATCAAGGACACACCTGCCCCCCTGGCTGAGTTGATGATGAGCCAGGACCCGGCACGTTTGCAGGTCCTGATGACCACGCTTTCGCTGGCGAATGTCGAATCCCAGGGCCTGCTTGCGGACGTGATGATGGGCTCAGGGCCGCTGGGCACCGTCTCGCAGGGCGACCCGATGCGGGTCGGTGAAGCTTTCCGCGCTGTCGGCTGGAGTTTTGCCACCAATCCCGCCGCCATGTTCAATGCGAATCTCGAACTGATGACCGGCTGGATGAAGCTCTGGCAGGAAATGGCCATGGAGGCGGTGTCCGGTCCGACGGAAAAGGAGAAGGACAAACGCTTCTCCGATCCCGAATGGGCCAGCAATCCGGGCTTCCGCTTCATCCGCAAGGCTTACGAGGTCAACGCCAACTGGATGAACAGCCTGGCCGACCAGGCCCCCGGCCTGCCGGAAAACCTGCAGCTGCGCGCCAAATTCTTCACTCAGCTCCTGACCGACACGCTGTCACCGACCAACTATCTCGGCTCCAATCCAACCGCACTGCGCGCTTTCTTCGAAACCGGTGGGCAAAGCGTGCTGGACGGGCTCCGCCTCGCCCGGGCCGATGTAAAGAAAGGCGGCGGCAAGCTCTATATCAGCCAGACCGATGAGACGCCCTTCAAGCTGGGCGAAAACATCGCCACGGCGCCCGGCCAGGTTGTCTTCCGGAATGACCTGATCGAGCTGATCCACTACGCACCTTCACAGGAAAAGACCTATTCACGCCCGCTGCTGATCTTCCCGCCCTGGATCAACAAGTTCTACATCCTGGATCTGCAGGAAAAGAACTCGATGATCCGCTGGCTGGTCGACAAGGGCATACCGGTTTTCGTCGTGTCCTGGCGCTCGGCAGATGAAGTCACGCAGGACTTCACCTGGGACGACTATGTTCAGAAAGGCGCCTACGCCGCCGTTGAGGCGACGATGCAGGCGGCCGGCGCGACGGGCGTCAACACAGTCGGTTATTGTATCGGCGGAACGATGCTGTCCTCCGCCCTCGGCCACATGGCGAAGACCGGATACGACAAGATCAAATCCGCGACCTTCTTCGCCTCGCAATCGGACTTTGAACTCGCCGGCGATCTGAAGGTGTTCACGGACGGTCCGGGACGCGGCTATATCAATGGCATCATCGAAGAGAATGGCGGCGTGATGCCGGGCTCGATGATGTACGAGACGTTCAACTGGCTGCGCCCGATCGACCTCGTCTGGCGTTACGTCATCGACGAGTACATGCTGGGCAAGGCGCCCCGTCCGTTCGACCTGCTCTACTGGAACGCAGACCAGACCAATATTCCGGGTAAGGTGCACCAGCGCTACCTCAAAGATTGCTACGACGAGAACCGCCTGTCGACCGGCAGCTTCGAAGTGCTGGGCGAAACGGTGAACCTGAAAGACGTGAAGATCCCGATCATGGTGCAGGCCAGCAAGGACGATCACATCTGCCCGTTCGAAAGTGTGTACCGCACCGCTCTGGTCTTTGGCGGCGACACGAAATTCGTTCTGTCCGGGTCCGGACATATCGCCGGCGTGGTGAACCACCCCGACGCAAACAAGTACCAGCACTGGCTGAACCCGGATCTGACCGAGACCGGCGGCGAGTGGCTGGAGAATGCCGAAGAAGTCCCCGGCTCCTGGTGGCCAACCTGGTGGGACTGGTTGCGCCCGAAATCGGGCCGCAAGGTCGAGGCAAAGCAGCCGAAAGACATGGGCCTCGGCGCCGCCCCGGGCAATTACGCCAAGGTACGCCTGTCGGATATCGAGTTGCCTCTGTAAGGCCGTTTCATTTTCGTGAAATACCCGCCAGCGGAATAAGTGTTGTGTTGTTTTAAGTTGTGATTTCTTATTCTATAAATAGAAGTTGTGGTGCAAGATTGCTTGTGTCGAATAACCACTTCAACTGACGGGGTACCCGCCACCGGACCGACCGGAGGCGTAACAATATTATCTCATGAAAATTCTGCATGTTTGTTCGACATCCGCAATTTCGGGTGCAAACCGGTACGCTTTCGACCTGGCTGCAGGCCAGGTCGAATTAGGTCATGATGTCACCGTCGTCCTGCCGGCCGACCCTGGCGACTCTCTGGATCTGAAACCGCCGGAGGTGAAGCATGTGACCTATGGGGGTATTTATGCCTTTGGCCTCATCACGACACTGATGCGCCTGCGCGGTGACATTCTCCATTGCCATGGCGGGAAAGCGGCTAAATGGCTTCGCGTCATGCCAGGACGGCCGCCCGCAATCGGCTCTCTTCATATCCGGTTCAAAAAACATGCGATGGACCATTTCGACGGAATTCACGCGCTCGCAGATTGGCAGATGGCCGGTCTCGCACCGTTCAAGGGGCTGGTGAAGAAGGTCAACAACTGGACCCCTCAGCTCAAACCCAGTACGCCTGAATCGGTCCATGCCTGCCGGGACCGCGCCGGTGCCGGACCTGATACCCCACTCGCCGTCTTCGTCGGACGTCTCGATCCGGTGAAGGGGGTCGACACGCTGATTAAGGCATTTCGAAAAATCGAACACCCAGACTTTCGTCTCGCAATCGTCGGTGATGGCTCGGAAACCGAAA from the uncultured Hyphomonas sp. genome contains:
- a CDS encoding glycosyltransferase family 4 protein, producing the protein MKILHVCSTSAISGANRYAFDLAAGQVELGHDVTVVLPADPGDSLDLKPPEVKHVTYGGIYAFGLITTLMRLRGDILHCHGGKAAKWLRVMPGRPPAIGSLHIRFKKHAMDHFDGIHALADWQMAGLAPFKGLVKKVNNWTPQLKPSTPESVHACRDRAGAGPDTPLAVFVGRLDPVKGVDTLIKAFRKIEHPDFRLAIVGDGSETEMLNKLAQGDERIVFTGYSKVPADWYRAADLLVMPSRNEPFSLVCLEAMAGDTPMLVSDVDGFQEIFQDRPDNLYPEGDVDALAARITERLSGKTPGQITRDKYDMSRFDRKNGVKAVTDFYREVRAAKLGVKDSEQMPTQS
- the recJ gene encoding single-stranded-DNA-specific exonuclease RecJ produces the protein MTATARKTEDRLFAVDRSATGRFWTLADADDALVRRLAPAVGGSDLLARLLAERGVDPDSAGAYLAPTLRETFPNPSSFADMDKAAEFVLDAILEKKRVTVFADYDVDGGTSSAILARYFRAWGQDLGLYVPDRLEEGYGPSPEAFRHLKNTGSDLVITVDCGAAAVAALEEAQRIGLEVVVIDHHLMSGHNPPALALVNPNRPDDTSGQGHLAAAGVVFVLVAALNRLARKRGIAPPDGLPDIMAQLDLAALGTLCDMAPLHGVNRAFVRQGLTMLSRGQNEGLRALAEVSGIQKVETVYHATFMLGPRLNAGGRVGDPWIAAKLLATDDRAEAIALAEQLHGLNEERKAVEAAILEQAIMQAEKALEKTPERGILIAAGEGWHPGVIGIVAGRLKDRFHLPSIVIGWGKGLGPVAKGSGRSVTGVNIGDAIAAAAREGVILSGGGHAMAGGLSLEPSQLDAFDAWMVAHMAQFTAERAAALELPIDAILAPGAATPELVDRVAEIGPFGAGAPEPVFALQSVQVSYARQVGANHWKFTAEDASGRLDCIAWRAVGAPLGDALQPGSRVHLAGRLKADEWNGRRRVQLDVMDAAEA
- the glpX gene encoding class II fructose-bisphosphatase, which translates into the protein MENNVLTPSLADAMVRVTEVAAIAASKLVGRGDEKKADAAAVDAMRTAFNQVDFQGRVVIGEGERDEAPMLYIGEEVGTGKGPAIDIALDPLEGTTLTAKAMANALAVLAIAPKGGLLHAPDTYMDKIAIGPGYPEGIVSLEASPAENITALAKHKGVEVSDMTACVLDRPRHEDIIESLRSAGARVALITDGDVAGVIATTNPHTGIDLYLGSGGAPEGVLAAAALKCVGGQMFGRLVFRNDDEKKRAERVGIKDLGRTYALNELASSDTVFCATGVTQGSMLSGVAHRDGRVHTHTLVMTSTDGMVRYIRSNRKA
- the phaC gene encoding class I poly(R)-hydroxyalkanoic acid synthase, producing the protein MSGDKRIKDTPAPLAELMMSQDPARLQVLMTTLSLANVESQGLLADVMMGSGPLGTVSQGDPMRVGEAFRAVGWSFATNPAAMFNANLELMTGWMKLWQEMAMEAVSGPTEKEKDKRFSDPEWASNPGFRFIRKAYEVNANWMNSLADQAPGLPENLQLRAKFFTQLLTDTLSPTNYLGSNPTALRAFFETGGQSVLDGLRLARADVKKGGGKLYISQTDETPFKLGENIATAPGQVVFRNDLIELIHYAPSQEKTYSRPLLIFPPWINKFYILDLQEKNSMIRWLVDKGIPVFVVSWRSADEVTQDFTWDDYVQKGAYAAVEATMQAAGATGVNTVGYCIGGTMLSSALGHMAKTGYDKIKSATFFASQSDFELAGDLKVFTDGPGRGYINGIIEENGGVMPGSMMYETFNWLRPIDLVWRYVIDEYMLGKAPRPFDLLYWNADQTNIPGKVHQRYLKDCYDENRLSTGSFEVLGETVNLKDVKIPIMVQASKDDHICPFESVYRTALVFGGDTKFVLSGSGHIAGVVNHPDANKYQHWLNPDLTETGGEWLENAEEVPGSWWPTWWDWLRPKSGRKVEAKQPKDMGLGAAPGNYAKVRLSDIELPL
- a CDS encoding MaoC/PaaZ C-terminal domain-containing protein: MPINQDAVGSKGTPRTWAWDSRDALLYALGVGCGMEDPVGSELEFTTENTMGVDQKVLPTFGVLAGFNAQGGKSAMSNAGTYDPRMLVHGEQGIRLHRPIPVVGEITMVDEITGIYDKGKGAVVATKAEATLTADGKPLFELTSSVFIVGEGGFGGDKGPSGQRNVAPERAPDHTVTYQTRPDQALLYRLSGDRNPLHSDKKFSDVGGFPKPILHGLCTYGFTGRALLSALCGNDPARFKTMDGRFSSPVLPGEALTIKIWTGEGENGTAIFQTVGGDGRVVINNGGFSYG
- a CDS encoding LL-diaminopimelate aminotransferase, which translates into the protein MNTDFHKIRRLPPYVFEQVNRTKAALRADGADIIDLGMGNPDMPTPKHIVDKLCETARRPDVNGYSASRGIPGLRRALTDYYKRRFDVKLDKDREVIVTLGSKEGFANLAQAISAPGDVILAPDPSYPLHHFGFIIAGASIRGVPAQTPEQYLSNLGKAVHYSTPPPTAMVLCYPSNPTAAVCDLDFYKEAIKFAKKHELWVLSDLAYNEIYFDEPTPSILQVDGAKDIAVEFTTMSKTYSMAGWRMGFVAGNETLISALARVKSYLDYGAYTPIQVAAVAALDGPQDCVDETRAIYKSRRDVLVESFTRAGWPVPSPAASMFAWAPIPEQLKHLGSLEFALQLINEAHVAVAPGAGFGEHGDGHVRIALVENEQRIRQAARNIRKFLDKRGVKEIKPTAAAAE
- a CDS encoding homoserine dehydrogenase, which produces MAPLRIGIAGLGHVGCGLIELVERQSNLRLPGEVQITGVSARSQSRNRPVDISPYRWFDDAATLAEDPDVDVFVELMGGSDGPAKFAVETALKAGKHVVTANKALIAKHGMALARLAEEKQVDLLFEAAVAGGIPVVRVLRDSLAGTEVKRIAGILNGTCNYLTTVMLEQGREYDDVLAEAQRLGYAEADPTLDVSGMDAAHKAAILSAIAFSADLDFSKVSVSGIDKVSLLDLRLADRLGYRIKLIAEGVLTDEGVVCRVEPLVLPASHPLARVNGSLNTVRIEGDPVGAITLTGPGAGAGPTASAVMGDVAKMFRPAIRPAFGRAAHHMGRPFVQGAPTEVAPFFLRVYLPDQPGALAALTEALAKEGVSVDKLLQESGEESGAAPVVIVTHRCPRSNMQAALERLEKIAKPIDAPRLIRIEAAS